In a single window of the Mesorhizobium shangrilense genome:
- the purH gene encoding bifunctional phosphoribosylaminoimidazolecarboxamide formyltransferase/IMP cyclohydrolase yields MAVPSKNIPAPDLVPVRRALLSVSDKTGLLDFASALAARGVELVSTGGTAKAIAAAGIAVRDVSELTGFPEIMDGRVKTLHPSVHGALLGIRNDPGHQEAMHQHGIEPIDLVVVNLYPFEEVRSSGADYASVVENIDIGGPAMVRASAKNHAYVAVVTDPEDYAAVLNALEVNIGSLSLEFRKKLAAKAFARTAAYDAAISNWFAETLQVEEPAWRAFGGRLHTVMRYGENPHQSAGFYVTGENRPGVATARQLQGKVLSYNNINDTDAAFELVAEFDPARTAAVAIIKHANPCGVAEAATLRDAYLAALACDPVSAFGGIVAVNRLLDAEAAQEIVKTFTEVIIAPDASPEAVALVAAKKNLRLLVTGGLPDPRAPGIAVKSVAGGLLVQSRDAASVDGMDLKIVTKRAPTERELVDLKFAFRVAKHVKSNAIVYARDGATVGVGAGQMSRVDSSRIAARKAEDAAAAAGAEIPFTKGSVVASDAFFPFADGLLAAVEAGATAVIQPGGSMRDEEVIAAADASGIAMVFTGVRHFRH; encoded by the coding sequence ATGGCCGTGCCGTCCAAGAACATTCCGGCGCCCGATCTGGTGCCGGTACGCCGCGCCCTATTGTCGGTGTCGGACAAGACGGGCCTGCTGGATTTCGCCTCCGCGCTTGCGGCACGCGGCGTCGAGCTGGTGTCGACCGGCGGCACCGCCAAGGCGATCGCCGCGGCAGGCATCGCGGTGCGAGACGTCTCCGAACTCACCGGTTTCCCGGAGATCATGGACGGCCGCGTCAAGACCCTGCATCCGTCCGTGCATGGCGCGCTGCTCGGCATCCGCAACGACCCCGGGCACCAGGAAGCGATGCACCAGCACGGCATCGAGCCGATCGACCTCGTCGTCGTCAATCTCTACCCCTTCGAGGAAGTCCGCAGCTCGGGCGCAGACTATGCTTCCGTCGTCGAGAACATCGACATCGGCGGCCCCGCCATGGTGCGCGCCTCGGCGAAGAACCACGCCTACGTGGCCGTGGTCACCGACCCTGAGGACTACGCCGCCGTGCTCAACGCGCTCGAGGTAAACATCGGCAGCCTGTCGCTCGAGTTCCGCAAGAAGCTCGCGGCCAAAGCCTTCGCCCGCACCGCCGCCTATGACGCGGCGATCTCCAACTGGTTCGCCGAGACGCTGCAGGTCGAAGAGCCGGCCTGGCGCGCCTTCGGCGGCAGGCTCCACACGGTCATGCGCTATGGCGAGAACCCGCATCAGTCGGCCGGCTTCTACGTGACCGGGGAGAACCGGCCAGGCGTCGCCACCGCCAGGCAGCTTCAGGGCAAGGTGCTCTCCTACAACAACATCAACGACACCGACGCCGCCTTCGAGCTGGTCGCCGAATTCGATCCGGCGCGCACCGCGGCCGTCGCCATCATCAAGCATGCCAACCCGTGCGGCGTCGCGGAGGCGGCCACACTGCGCGACGCCTATCTCGCGGCACTCGCCTGCGATCCCGTCTCCGCCTTCGGCGGCATCGTCGCGGTCAACCGGCTGCTCGACGCCGAGGCGGCCCAGGAGATCGTGAAGACGTTCACCGAGGTCATCATCGCGCCGGACGCCTCGCCCGAGGCGGTCGCGCTCGTCGCCGCCAAGAAGAACCTGCGCCTGCTGGTCACCGGCGGCCTGCCCGACCCGCGCGCGCCCGGCATCGCCGTAAAATCCGTCGCCGGCGGCCTACTGGTGCAGTCGCGTGATGCGGCGAGCGTCGACGGCATGGACTTGAAGATCGTGACGAAGCGCGCCCCGACCGAACGGGAGCTGGTCGACCTCAAGTTCGCCTTCCGCGTCGCCAAACACGTCAAGTCGAACGCCATCGTCTATGCCCGCGACGGCGCGACGGTGGGCGTCGGCGCCGGCCAGATGAGCCGCGTCGACTCCTCCCGCATCGCCGCGCGCAAGGCCGAGGACGCCGCGGCGGCCGCGGGCGCCGAAATCCCCTTCACCAAGGGCTCCGTCGTCGCTTCCGACGCCTTCTTCCCCTTCGCCGACGGTCTGCTGGCGGCCGTCGAGGCCGGCGCGACCGCCGTCATCCAGCCGGGCGGCTCGATGCGGGACGAGGAGGTCATCGCCGCAGCCGACGCCAGCGGCATCGCCATGGTGTTCACTGGCGTGAGGCACTTCCGGCACTGA
- a CDS encoding DMT family transporter produces the protein MNANYFYLGVAIAFEVLATTALKSTDGFTRLLPSILCIVGYALAFYFLSLPLRTMPVGIIYAVWSGAGIVLITAVGWVLFRQSLDTPALIGIGLIIAGVGVINLFSKSIPH, from the coding sequence ATGAACGCGAATTATTTCTATCTCGGCGTGGCGATCGCCTTCGAGGTGCTGGCGACCACTGCGCTGAAGTCCACCGACGGCTTCACGCGGCTGCTGCCGTCCATCCTGTGCATCGTCGGCTATGCGCTCGCCTTCTATTTCCTGTCGCTACCGCTGCGCACCATGCCTGTCGGCATCATCTATGCGGTCTGGTCGGGCGCGGGCATCGTGCTGATCACGGCGGTCGGCTGGGTCCTGTTCAGGCAGTCGCTCGACACGCCGGCCCTCATCGGCATCGGCCTCATCATCGCCGGCGTCGGCGTGATCAACCTGTTCTCGAAGAGCATTCCGCACTGA
- a CDS encoding heparinase II/III family protein: MWHRTRRRLRAGPPYRWRYAGRTPERVLIAPPDLRLADPQIAVEIYHGRFPLAGLLVETGGDSPFHLEVTNRNWLHSLHGFRWLRHMRAAGSDLAAANARSLVSDWISVHGRNIRGIAWEPGTTAKRIIAWLQHSSVVLQGAEFPFYRAFLKSLAVQIRYLRSVVADAPDGRDRLRGRIALAFAALSLPAPVHILRGATRQLATELDRQILPDGGHISRNPMNVLELLADLLPLRQTYANQAETPPAELIGAVERMLPALRFFRHGDGSLARFNGMGATIPDRIAAILRHDDTAGAPLLQAPHSGYERLSVGSTIVVADTGTTPPLDVSMRAHAGFLAFEMSSGRQNIIVNSGVDTYGLDDFRPLARATAAHSTATLNDTSSARFNLPEQITGWIGTVLVDGPKNPRSVRTDKAGRQGFVASHDGYVARFGVFHEREISLSEGGNVLTGIDRFFGPKGETVRAEKGDAVSVRFHLHPDIELFRDDRDRLVLATPQLERWTLASPDATPAVEESIFFASLGGPRRTRQIVLSFNASERGEVRWRFTRTPVENGTNGK; this comes from the coding sequence ATGTGGCACAGGACACGCCGCCGCTTGCGCGCCGGCCCCCCATATCGGTGGCGCTACGCGGGCCGCACGCCTGAGCGCGTGCTCATCGCGCCGCCGGATCTGCGCCTTGCCGACCCGCAGATCGCCGTCGAGATCTATCATGGCCGGTTCCCTCTCGCTGGCCTGCTCGTCGAGACCGGAGGCGACTCGCCCTTCCATCTCGAGGTTACGAACCGCAACTGGCTGCACAGTCTCCACGGCTTCCGCTGGCTGAGGCATATGCGGGCGGCCGGCTCGGACTTGGCCGCCGCGAACGCGCGCTCGCTGGTCTCGGACTGGATTTCCGTACACGGCCGCAATATCCGCGGCATTGCCTGGGAGCCGGGCACCACCGCCAAGCGCATCATTGCATGGCTGCAGCATTCCTCGGTCGTGCTGCAAGGCGCGGAGTTCCCCTTCTACCGCGCCTTCCTGAAGTCGCTGGCCGTCCAGATCCGCTACCTGCGCTCGGTCGTCGCCGACGCGCCAGACGGCAGAGACCGGCTGCGCGGCCGCATCGCACTGGCCTTCGCCGCGCTGTCGCTGCCTGCGCCGGTGCACATCCTGCGCGGCGCGACCCGCCAGTTGGCGACCGAGCTCGACCGGCAGATCCTGCCGGACGGCGGCCATATCTCGCGGAATCCGATGAATGTGCTCGAGCTGTTGGCCGATCTGCTGCCGCTGCGCCAGACCTACGCCAATCAGGCCGAGACGCCGCCCGCCGAGCTGATCGGCGCGGTTGAACGCATGCTGCCGGCGCTGCGCTTCTTTCGGCACGGCGACGGTTCGCTGGCCCGCTTCAACGGCATGGGCGCGACGATCCCGGATCGCATCGCCGCCATCCTGCGCCACGACGACACCGCCGGCGCGCCGCTGCTGCAGGCGCCGCATTCAGGCTACGAGCGTCTGTCGGTCGGCTCGACGATCGTGGTCGCAGACACGGGCACGACGCCGCCGCTCGACGTATCGATGCGCGCCCATGCCGGTTTCCTCGCCTTCGAGATGTCATCCGGCCGCCAGAACATCATCGTCAATTCGGGCGTGGACACCTATGGCCTCGACGACTTCCGCCCGCTGGCACGCGCCACGGCGGCGCATTCGACCGCTACGTTGAACGACACCTCCTCGGCGCGATTCAACCTGCCCGAACAGATCACCGGATGGATCGGAACGGTCCTGGTTGACGGCCCCAAGAACCCGCGTTCGGTCCGTACCGACAAGGCAGGACGCCAAGGCTTCGTCGCCAGCCACGACGGCTATGTGGCGCGCTTCGGTGTTTTTCACGAGCGCGAGATCAGCCTTTCCGAAGGCGGCAACGTGCTGACCGGCATCGACCGCTTCTTCGGGCCGAAAGGCGAAACGGTGCGGGCCGAGAAGGGCGACGCCGTCAGCGTGCGCTTCCACCTGCATCCGGACATCGAACTCTTCCGCGACGACCGCGACCGCCTAGTGCTGGCGACGCCGCAACTCGAGCGCTGGACGCTGGCCTCTCCTGATGCGACGCCGGCTGTCGAGGAATCCATCTTCTTCGCCTCTCTGGGCGGCCCCCGGCGTACCCGACAGATCGTGCTGTCGTTCAACGCGTCCGAACGCGGCGAGGTCCGCTGGCGGTTCACACGCACCCCGGTCGAGAACGGGACGAACGGGAAATGA
- a CDS encoding RsmB/NOP family class I SAM-dependent RNA methyltransferase translates to MVVSERPPASGATPRRKKPHPNSRPERPSAPGLPARMAAARLLAAVVDARTPLDGLTDQEHGHPQFRALDQRDRALVRAILTTALRFRVTIGRLVAAQLERPLPANATTLMHVLHVAAAQILFLDVPDSAAVDLAVTHAKSDPRTTRFAGLVNGVLRSIARNKETSLPKALAETDDAPDWFRSRLVEAYGEPRGKAILAAHRAEPPVDFTVKRDPAGWAEKFGGIVLPTGSVRVARLPAAVPELPGFADGGWWVQDAAAALPARLLGEVTGMRVADLCAAPGGKTMQLILAGAKVTAMDTSKSRLARMTENLQRLKLTAELVNADILAWQPPARFDAILLDAPCSSTGTVRRHPDVPWSKSPDDIAKLAALQARLLARAFTWLKPGGRLVFSNCSLDPLEGEELWRAFLEAHPDAAPDPVGPDELPGVAGFVTNEGHLRTTPADLRFEDPSISGLDGFFAARLVRNA, encoded by the coding sequence ATGGTCGTGAGCGAACGTCCGCCGGCGTCGGGCGCGACGCCGCGACGTAAGAAACCCCATCCGAATTCCCGACCAGAAAGGCCATCCGCGCCCGGCCTTCCCGCACGCATGGCAGCCGCACGGCTGCTTGCCGCGGTGGTCGACGCCCGGACGCCGCTCGACGGCCTGACCGACCAGGAGCACGGCCATCCGCAGTTCCGCGCCCTCGACCAGCGTGACCGGGCGCTTGTCCGCGCCATCCTCACCACCGCGCTGCGCTTCCGCGTGACGATCGGCAGGCTAGTGGCCGCCCAGCTCGAGCGGCCGCTGCCGGCCAACGCCACAACCTTGATGCATGTGCTGCATGTCGCGGCGGCGCAGATCCTCTTCCTCGACGTCCCCGACAGTGCGGCCGTCGATCTCGCCGTGACCCACGCCAAGTCCGATCCGCGCACGACCCGCTTCGCCGGCCTCGTCAACGGCGTGCTGCGCTCCATCGCCCGCAACAAGGAAACGTCGCTTCCCAAGGCGCTTGCCGAGACTGACGACGCACCGGACTGGTTCCGGAGCCGCCTGGTCGAGGCCTATGGCGAGCCGCGGGGGAAGGCCATTCTTGCCGCGCATCGCGCAGAGCCTCCGGTCGACTTCACCGTCAAGCGCGATCCGGCGGGTTGGGCTGAGAAATTCGGCGGCATCGTATTGCCCACAGGCTCGGTGCGCGTCGCCCGCCTCCCCGCAGCTGTGCCGGAACTGCCGGGCTTCGCGGACGGGGGATGGTGGGTGCAGGATGCGGCCGCCGCCCTTCCCGCCCGGCTGCTGGGTGAGGTCACCGGGATGCGCGTCGCGGACCTTTGTGCTGCGCCCGGCGGCAAAACCATGCAGTTGATCCTGGCCGGCGCCAAGGTGACGGCCATGGACACCTCGAAAAGCCGCCTCGCGCGCATGACCGAAAATCTTCAGCGGCTGAAGCTGACGGCCGAGCTGGTGAACGCCGACATCCTCGCCTGGCAGCCCCCGGCTCGGTTCGACGCCATCCTGCTCGATGCGCCCTGCTCGTCGACCGGCACAGTGCGCCGCCATCCCGATGTGCCGTGGTCGAAGTCCCCCGACGACATCGCCAAGCTGGCCGCCTTGCAGGCGCGGCTGCTGGCGCGCGCCTTCACCTGGCTGAAGCCCGGCGGCCGGCTGGTCTTCTCCAACTGCTCGCTCGACCCGCTGGAGGGAGAGGAGCTTTGGCGGGCTTTTCTTGAAGCGCATCCGGACGCGGCGCCCGATCCGGTCGGGCCCGACGAGCTTCCGGGCGTGGCTGGTTTCGTCACCAATGAAGGCCACCTGCGCACCACGCCGGCGGACCTGCGCTTCGAGGACCCATCGATTTCCGGCCTGGACGGCTTCTTCGCAGCGCGACTCGTACGAAATGCTTGA
- the htpX gene encoding zinc metalloprotease HtpX — MNVMRTAMLLAAMTALFMGVGYLIGGSGGMMIAFLMAAGMNLFSYWNADKMVLRMQGAVEVDQRTAPEYHRIVAELSQRAGLPMPKVYLIDNPQPNAFATGRNPENAAVAATTGLLERLSYEEVAGVMAHELAHVQNRDTLTMTITATLAGAISMLGNFALFFGGNRDNNSPMGGIGVLVAMIVAPFAAMIVQMAISRTREYSADRRGAEICGNPMWLASALNKIARAAEHIHNPQAERNPATAHMFIINPLSGERMDNLFSTHPDTGNRIAALQRMANEGVGLENPAPRRQARGATAAPTRERRADPQQEGPWGAPSDPPPAEPPKKQGGPWGRNPTGPKGPWS, encoded by the coding sequence ATGAACGTGATGCGCACAGCGATGCTGCTCGCGGCCATGACCGCGCTGTTCATGGGCGTGGGCTACCTGATCGGCGGCTCCGGCGGCATGATGATCGCGTTCCTCATGGCGGCCGGCATGAACCTCTTCAGCTACTGGAACGCCGACAAGATGGTGCTGCGGATGCAGGGGGCCGTCGAGGTCGACCAGCGCACGGCGCCCGAATACCACCGTATCGTCGCCGAACTCTCCCAGCGCGCCGGGCTGCCGATGCCAAAGGTCTACCTGATCGACAATCCGCAGCCAAATGCCTTCGCCACCGGCCGCAACCCGGAAAACGCCGCCGTCGCCGCGACGACCGGCCTGCTCGAGCGCCTCTCCTACGAGGAGGTCGCCGGCGTTATGGCGCACGAACTCGCCCACGTCCAGAACCGCGACACGCTGACCATGACGATCACGGCGACGCTGGCCGGCGCGATTTCGATGCTCGGCAACTTTGCCCTCTTCTTCGGCGGCAACCGCGACAACAACAGCCCCATGGGCGGCATCGGCGTGCTGGTCGCGATGATCGTCGCGCCCTTCGCCGCCATGATCGTGCAGATGGCGATCAGCCGCACGCGCGAATATTCGGCCGACCGCCGCGGCGCCGAGATCTGCGGGAACCCCATGTGGCTGGCTTCCGCGCTGAACAAGATCGCCCGCGCCGCCGAGCACATCCACAACCCGCAGGCGGAGCGCAATCCGGCCACTGCGCACATGTTCATCATCAACCCGCTGTCGGGCGAGCGTATGGATAATTTGTTCTCCACCCATCCGGACACCGGCAATCGCATCGCCGCCCTCCAGCGCATGGCGAACGAGGGCGTCGGCCTGGAAAATCCCGCACCGCGCAGGCAGGCCCGCGGAGCGACTGCCGCCCCGACGCGTGAACGCCGCGCCGACCCGCAGCAGGAGGGACCGTGGGGCGCTCCCTCCGATCCGCCCCCGGCCGAGCCTCCGAAGAAGCAGGGCGGCCCCTGGGGCCGCAATCCCACCGGCCCGAAAGGGCCATGGTCGTGA
- a CDS encoding DUF1674 domain-containing protein: MNNTPEARPAPEQAPDKAAEPSAERTLTPAARRALQEAEQRRAEYEANEARLPKEIGGRKGPEPGRYGDWEVKGLTSDF; this comes from the coding sequence ATGAACAATACCCCTGAAGCCCGGCCAGCGCCCGAGCAGGCACCCGACAAGGCGGCAGAGCCGTCTGCCGAAAGGACGCTGACGCCTGCGGCGCGCCGCGCACTGCAGGAGGCGGAGCAGCGCCGGGCCGAGTATGAGGCGAACGAGGCGCGCCTGCCCAAGGAGATCGGCGGCCGCAAGGGCCCCGAACCCGGCCGCTACGGCGACTGGGAGGTAAAGGGCCTGACCAGCGACTTCTGA
- a CDS encoding transglutaminase-like domain-containing protein produces the protein MQIRLGYEIAIECERPTHVVSLLDIHRERQRDIQRQTRLLTSPTVPLTCYVDGFGNACRRFMAPEGGVRLLYDAVVSDTGLPDEVNTLAGETPVERLPSDVLVYLLGSRYCETDHLSQKAWDLFGKVPGGWARAQAIVDYVHDCLSFSYGYARATRTAAQAHDERVGVCRDFAHLAITFCRCMNMPARYVNGFLGDIGVPQDPAPMDFSAWMEVYLDGKWYTFDPRHNVPRIGRVVIARGRDATDVPLLHSFGPHRLATFKVWTYEQESHPVRPPDRGIDRTLTTPMLA, from the coding sequence ATGCAGATACGCCTCGGCTACGAGATCGCGATCGAATGCGAGAGGCCGACCCATGTCGTCTCATTGCTCGACATCCATCGCGAGCGCCAGCGCGACATCCAGCGGCAAACCCGGCTGCTGACGTCGCCGACGGTGCCGCTGACCTGCTATGTCGACGGCTTCGGCAATGCGTGCCGGCGGTTCATGGCCCCGGAGGGGGGCGTGCGGCTTCTCTATGACGCGGTCGTGTCCGACACCGGACTGCCGGACGAGGTGAACACGCTGGCCGGCGAGACCCCGGTCGAGAGGCTGCCCAGCGATGTGCTGGTCTACCTCCTCGGCAGCCGCTACTGCGAAACCGACCACCTGAGCCAGAAGGCGTGGGACCTGTTCGGCAAGGTGCCCGGCGGCTGGGCGCGGGCGCAGGCGATCGTGGACTACGTGCACGACTGCCTCTCGTTCAGCTACGGCTATGCGCGCGCAACGCGCACGGCGGCTCAGGCGCACGACGAGCGTGTCGGCGTCTGTCGCGACTTCGCCCACCTCGCCATCACCTTCTGCCGCTGCATGAACATGCCCGCGCGCTACGTGAACGGTTTTCTCGGTGACATCGGCGTGCCGCAGGACCCGGCTCCAATGGACTTTTCGGCCTGGATGGAGGTCTACCTGGACGGGAAATGGTACACCTTCGACCCGCGCCACAACGTGCCGCGGATCGGGCGGGTCGTGATCGCACGCGGCCGGGACGCGACCGACGTGCCGTTGCTGCACAGTTTCGGACCGCACCGGCTCGCCACGTTCAAGGTGTGGACCTACGAGCAGGAGAGCCACCCCGTCAGGCCGCCCGACCGGGGCATCGACCGGACGCTGACGACGCCGATGCTGGCGTAG
- a CDS encoding SMP-30/gluconolactonase/LRE family protein, translating to MGRGLLFPEGPVACADGSVLLVEIQRKTVTRVHEDGRVEIVAQLDGGPNGMAFGPDGALYVCNNGGFLFTEIGGLNRVKPGVPEGYAGGWIERLELATGRRDILYRRCGEHPLVGPNDIVFDRHGGFYFTDFGKLYPRFRPNGGVYYALADGSRIVELAYPIIMPNGIGLSPDGATVYAAETETGRLWAFDLEEPGKARVHPSMAPHGGRLVCGLPGYQRFDSLAVDAEGNIHVATLVTGCITVVSPDGNVLDQIMTGDPMTTNVCFGGPDMKTAYVTLSGKGELVRMPSARAGLPLAYGDPRAGG from the coding sequence ATGGGCCGAGGACTGCTCTTTCCGGAAGGGCCTGTCGCCTGCGCCGATGGTTCGGTGCTCCTCGTCGAGATCCAGCGAAAGACGGTGACGCGGGTTCACGAGGACGGGCGCGTCGAGATCGTGGCCCAACTCGACGGCGGGCCGAACGGCATGGCCTTCGGACCGGACGGCGCGCTCTACGTCTGCAACAATGGCGGCTTCCTGTTCACAGAGATCGGCGGGCTGAACCGGGTGAAGCCCGGCGTTCCCGAGGGCTATGCGGGCGGCTGGATCGAGCGGCTTGAGCTGGCGACCGGCCGCCGCGACATCCTCTACCGGCGCTGCGGCGAGCATCCGCTGGTCGGGCCGAACGACATCGTGTTCGATCGTCACGGCGGTTTCTACTTCACCGATTTCGGCAAGCTCTATCCGCGGTTCCGGCCGAATGGCGGCGTCTACTATGCGCTGGCCGACGGGTCGCGCATCGTCGAGCTCGCCTACCCGATCATCATGCCCAACGGCATCGGCCTGTCGCCCGACGGCGCGACCGTCTATGCGGCGGAGACCGAGACGGGGCGCCTGTGGGCGTTCGACCTCGAGGAGCCGGGGAAGGCGCGCGTGCACCCCTCGATGGCGCCGCATGGCGGCCGGCTGGTGTGCGGGCTTCCGGGCTACCAGCGCTTCGACAGCCTGGCCGTCGACGCCGAAGGCAACATTCATGTCGCCACCCTCGTCACCGGCTGCATCACCGTCGTCAGCCCCGACGGAAACGTGCTCGACCAGATCATGACCGGCGACCCGATGACCACGAATGTGTGCTTCGGCGGGCCGGACATGAAGACGGCGTACGTCACGCTGTCGGGCAAGGGCGAGTTGGTCCGGATGCCGTCCGCGCGGGCCGGCCTGCCGCTCGCCTACGGCGATCCACGGGCGGGCGGGTAG
- the acs gene encoding acetate--CoA ligase, with amino-acid sequence MSDAHVHKLQPAWKENALIDNETYLKWYAESVKNPDAFWAEHGKRIDWFKPFTKVKNASFSGDVSIKWFEDGLTNVSYNCIDRHLKTRGDQVAIIWEGDNPYDDKKITYNELYEHVCRLANVLKKRGVKKGDRVTIYMPMIPEAAYAMLACTRIGAIHSVVFGGFSPDALAGRIVDCESTFVITADEGLRGGKAIPLKENTDKAIDIAAKNFVMVKDVLVVRRTGGKVGWAPGRDHWYHDEVASVEAVCEPEQMNAEDPLFILYTSGSTGKPKGVLHTTGGYLVFASMTHQYVFDYHDGDIYWCTADVGWVTGHSYILYGPLANGATTLMFEGVPNYPSTSRFWEVIDKHKVNIFYTAPTAIRALMGAGDAPVKKTSRKTLRVLGSVGEPINPEAWEWYFNTVGEGKVPIVDTWWQTETGGILITPLPGATDLKAGSATRPFFGVQPELVDNEGNVLEGPADGNLCITESWPGQMRTVYGDHERFIQTYFSTYKGKYFTGDGCRRDKDGYYWITGRVDDVINVSGHRMGTAEVESALVSHDKVSEAAVVGYPHDIKGQGIYCYVTLMAGEEWSDELRAELISHVRREIGAIASPDKIQFAPGLPKTRSGKIMRRILRKIAEDDFGALGDTSTLADPAVVDDLVANRQNKRA; translated from the coding sequence ATGTCCGACGCTCACGTCCACAAACTCCAGCCGGCGTGGAAAGAGAACGCGCTCATCGACAACGAGACGTACCTGAAATGGTACGCCGAGAGCGTGAAGAACCCCGACGCGTTCTGGGCCGAGCACGGCAAGCGCATCGACTGGTTCAAGCCCTTCACCAAGGTCAAGAACGCCTCCTTCAGCGGTGATGTCTCGATCAAGTGGTTCGAGGACGGGCTGACCAACGTCTCCTATAACTGCATCGACCGCCACCTGAAAACGCGTGGCGACCAGGTCGCGATCATCTGGGAAGGCGACAACCCCTACGACGACAAGAAGATCACCTATAACGAGCTCTACGAGCACGTCTGCCGGCTCGCCAACGTGCTGAAGAAGCGCGGCGTCAAGAAGGGCGACCGCGTCACCATCTACATGCCGATGATCCCCGAGGCCGCCTATGCGATGCTGGCCTGTACGCGCATCGGCGCCATCCACTCGGTGGTGTTCGGCGGCTTCTCGCCCGACGCGCTGGCCGGCCGCATCGTCGACTGCGAGTCGACCTTCGTCATCACCGCCGACGAGGGCCTGCGCGGCGGCAAGGCCATTCCCCTCAAGGAAAACACCGACAAGGCGATCGACATCGCTGCCAAGAACTTCGTCATGGTCAAGGACGTGCTCGTCGTGCGCCGCACCGGCGGCAAGGTCGGCTGGGCGCCGGGCCGCGACCACTGGTATCACGACGAGGTTGCGAGCGTTGAGGCCGTGTGCGAACCGGAGCAGATGAATGCGGAGGATCCGCTGTTCATCCTCTATACTTCGGGTTCGACCGGCAAGCCGAAGGGCGTGCTGCACACCACCGGCGGCTATCTCGTCTTCGCCTCAATGACCCACCAGTACGTCTTCGACTACCACGACGGCGACATCTACTGGTGCACGGCCGATGTCGGCTGGGTCACCGGCCACAGCTACATCCTCTACGGACCGCTTGCCAACGGCGCCACCACACTGATGTTCGAGGGCGTGCCGAACTATCCGTCCACCTCGCGCTTCTGGGAAGTGATCGACAAGCACAAGGTCAACATCTTCTACACCGCGCCGACGGCGATCCGCGCCCTGATGGGAGCCGGCGACGCGCCGGTGAAGAAGACCTCGCGCAAGACGTTGCGCGTACTGGGTTCGGTCGGCGAGCCGATCAACCCGGAAGCCTGGGAGTGGTATTTCAACACCGTTGGCGAGGGCAAGGTGCCGATCGTCGACACCTGGTGGCAGACCGAGACCGGCGGCATCCTGATCACCCCGCTGCCGGGCGCGACCGACCTCAAGGCCGGCTCGGCCACCCGCCCCTTCTTCGGCGTCCAGCCCGAACTGGTCGACAACGAGGGCAACGTGCTGGAAGGCCCCGCCGACGGCAACCTCTGCATCACCGAGTCCTGGCCCGGTCAGATGCGCACCGTCTACGGCGACCACGAGCGTTTCATCCAGACCTACTTCTCGACCTACAAGGGCAAGTACTTCACTGGCGACGGCTGCCGCCGCGACAAGGACGGCTATTACTGGATCACCGGCCGCGTGGACGACGTTATCAACGTATCGGGCCACCGCATGGGCACCGCCGAGGTCGAGTCGGCCCTGGTCAGCCACGACAAGGTTTCGGAAGCCGCCGTCGTCGGCTACCCGCACGACATCAAGGGCCAGGGCATCTATTGCTATGTGACCCTGATGGCCGGCGAAGAATGGTCCGACGAACTGCGCGCGGAACTGATCAGCCACGTCCGCAGGGAGATCGGCGCCATCGCCTCGCCCGACAAGATCCAGTTCGCGCCGGGCCTGCCGAAGACCCGCTCGGGCAAGATCATGCGCCGCATCCTGCGCAAGATCGCCGAGGACGACTTCGGCGCACTCGGCGACACCTCCACGCTCGCCGATCCGGCGGTCGTCGACGACCTCGTCGCCAACCGTCAGAACAAGCGGGCCTAA